A DNA window from Novosphingobium sp. RL4 contains the following coding sequences:
- a CDS encoding TonB-dependent receptor domain-containing protein, with protein sequence MIQSRIERAGFAALMVSTAAAALLAGAPAQAQDLAPSADDSVPAADIVVTGSRIRRDAADETAPLNIVDSQTISDRGYISASDALNQLTSNSPMLSQADGSGEGSGSGQQFPNLFGLGAGRTLTLLNGRRMVTSSSGLGDAQVDANIIPLGLLDRVEVVQGGGAAVYGSDAIAGVVNYVLKDRFEGLELDAQNGISSRGDYHTYSLRGTAGKNFADGRGNIAIDVNYARTPTLMFADRPLSALGRLTVSNPADQSATDGIPAVKELLDAHFWEFNSNGVLFNAPAPFTRFLTQSNGTPLQFDSSGNVVSYDPGTDVGIPFSSGGQGFSYRDLAGLRTGVERFTGNLIAHYDLTDAITLRTELLYAHTAGTEIPQGQSRTILNYGTYAGPVIFTINNPYLTDQAKSVLSSANPGFAAGAPLFLSKYFYDLTPDNLQSYKTDTYRGLLAVDGEFSAGSRNFYWTVSGSYARVDGSQRRWEVDNAKYSNAINAVLSGGQIVCGINADADPANNDASCAPINPFGNGNVSSAAQQYVSVRAGLDYRNEQTDFLATLGGDVIQLPGGTAKFSLAYEHRDEQVSYTPLAANQQGLFGGGTMEVAQSAGYNTDELSAELLIPLIDSAMNVPIVRMLEASAAGRLVDNSIAGKEQVWDLGLRWQPLDGITLRVSRSRNFRAPTLAMKFSPTTTSLGSVGYDPCDADRINSGSNPSVRYANCLAAFTANPNYGVEADGTNAGKSAAERLAAFQDPAENFERATITSGGNANLRNEISDTFTYGVVLQPRFIPGLTISADRIEIDLKDGLSAFTTEDFTAACYDNTNPDPAVCNAFTRIASSDGVSPGGTILAGTTTTFNAGVVKYRGEVYAVDYTFEPGNIGAFHLGVNATHNTLLTTSVTGENYVRTDNTYEKPTWEGRFNLDWTKGPVRLSYQAYYLDKTKAAYDATIETTPNPLLDSNLTHSISMQFDTGRMILRAGIDNFTDEAPSYPQIAYGDILGRRFWVGAKLKM encoded by the coding sequence ATGATCCAGTCACGCATCGAGAGGGCGGGCTTTGCCGCGCTCATGGTTTCCACCGCAGCGGCCGCGCTGCTGGCCGGCGCACCGGCGCAGGCGCAGGATCTGGCGCCCAGCGCCGACGACAGCGTACCTGCTGCGGACATCGTCGTTACCGGCTCGCGCATTCGCCGCGACGCTGCCGACGAGACCGCGCCGCTCAATATCGTGGACAGCCAGACCATCTCGGATCGCGGCTACATCAGCGCTTCCGACGCGCTCAACCAGCTCACGTCCAACAGTCCGATGCTCAGCCAAGCAGATGGCAGCGGCGAAGGCAGCGGGTCGGGGCAGCAGTTCCCCAATCTCTTCGGCCTTGGCGCTGGTCGCACGCTCACCCTGCTGAACGGCCGCCGAATGGTGACCAGTTCCTCTGGTCTTGGCGACGCGCAGGTCGATGCCAACATCATCCCGCTCGGCCTGCTCGACCGCGTCGAAGTGGTTCAGGGTGGTGGTGCTGCCGTCTACGGTTCGGATGCCATCGCGGGCGTGGTCAACTATGTGCTCAAGGACAGGTTCGAGGGCCTCGAACTCGATGCGCAGAACGGCATCTCCTCGCGCGGCGATTATCATACCTACAGCCTTCGCGGCACCGCGGGTAAGAACTTCGCGGACGGACGCGGCAATATCGCGATCGACGTGAACTACGCCAGGACCCCCACGCTGATGTTCGCGGACCGGCCGCTTTCGGCACTGGGCCGCCTCACGGTCAGCAACCCCGCCGACCAGTCCGCAACCGACGGGATTCCGGCGGTGAAGGAACTGCTCGATGCGCACTTCTGGGAGTTCAACTCCAACGGCGTCCTGTTCAACGCGCCCGCGCCGTTCACCCGCTTCCTCACCCAGTCGAACGGTACGCCGCTCCAGTTCGACTCCAGCGGCAATGTCGTTTCCTACGATCCGGGAACCGATGTTGGTATCCCGTTCTCCAGCGGCGGCCAGGGCTTCTCCTACCGCGACCTTGCGGGGCTGCGAACCGGCGTCGAGCGCTTCACGGGCAACCTGATCGCGCATTACGACCTGACCGATGCGATCACCCTGCGCACCGAACTGCTCTATGCCCATACCGCCGGAACCGAGATCCCGCAGGGCCAGAGCCGCACGATCCTGAACTACGGTACTTACGCCGGTCCGGTGATCTTCACGATCAATAACCCCTATCTCACCGATCAGGCGAAAAGCGTGCTTTCGTCAGCGAACCCCGGGTTCGCCGCCGGTGCTCCGCTGTTCCTGTCGAAGTACTTCTACGATCTGACCCCGGACAACCTGCAAAGCTACAAGACCGACACCTACCGCGGCCTGCTCGCCGTTGACGGAGAGTTCTCGGCCGGAAGCCGCAACTTCTACTGGACGGTCTCGGGAAGCTATGCCCGCGTCGATGGTTCGCAGCGCCGCTGGGAAGTCGACAATGCCAAGTACAGCAACGCGATCAATGCCGTGCTTTCGGGCGGCCAGATCGTCTGCGGCATCAATGCCGACGCCGATCCCGCCAACAATGACGCCTCGTGCGCCCCCATCAATCCGTTCGGCAACGGCAACGTCTCCAGCGCCGCGCAGCAGTATGTGAGCGTCCGCGCCGGCCTGGACTATCGTAACGAGCAGACCGACTTCCTCGCCACGCTTGGCGGCGACGTAATCCAGCTTCCCGGCGGCACCGCCAAGTTCAGCCTGGCATACGAGCACCGCGATGAGCAGGTGTCCTACACCCCGCTCGCAGCGAACCAGCAGGGCCTGTTCGGCGGCGGCACCATGGAAGTCGCCCAGTCTGCCGGCTACAACACGGACGAACTTTCGGCAGAACTGCTGATCCCGCTGATCGACAGCGCGATGAACGTACCGATCGTGCGCATGCTCGAAGCAAGCGCGGCGGGCCGCCTCGTCGACAATTCGATCGCCGGCAAGGAGCAGGTCTGGGATCTCGGACTTCGCTGGCAGCCGCTCGACGGGATTACCCTGCGCGTAAGCCGCAGCCGTAACTTCCGCGCGCCCACGCTTGCGATGAAGTTCTCGCCGACGACTACCTCGCTCGGTTCGGTGGGCTACGATCCCTGCGATGCCGACCGCATCAACAGCGGTTCGAACCCTTCGGTTCGTTATGCCAACTGTCTGGCGGCCTTCACCGCCAATCCGAACTACGGCGTGGAAGCAGATGGCACCAATGCAGGAAAGAGCGCGGCCGAGCGTCTCGCGGCGTTCCAGGACCCCGCCGAGAACTTCGAGCGCGCGACCATCACCAGCGGCGGCAACGCAAACCTGCGCAACGAGATCTCCGACACCTTCACGTACGGCGTGGTCCTCCAGCCCCGGTTCATTCCGGGCCTGACCATCAGCGCAGATCGCATCGAGATCGACCTCAAGGACGGCCTCTCGGCCTTCACCACCGAGGACTTCACGGCGGCCTGCTATGATAATACCAACCCTGATCCCGCCGTCTGCAATGCCTTCACCCGCATTGCCTCTTCGGACGGCGTGAGCCCGGGCGGCACGATACTCGCCGGCACGACGACCACCTTCAACGCAGGTGTCGTGAAGTACCGCGGCGAAGTCTACGCCGTCGACTACACCTTCGAACCCGGGAACATCGGCGCATTCCACCTCGGCGTGAACGCGACGCACAACACGCTCCTGACCACTTCGGTCACTGGCGAGAACTACGTCCGCACCGACAACACCTATGAAAAGCCGACCTGGGAAGGCCGTTTCAATCTGGATTGGACCAAGGGTCCGGTCCGGCTGAGCTACCAGGCCTATTACCTCGACAAGACCAAGGCCGCTTACGACGCGACCATCGAGACCACGCCCAACCCGCTGCTCGACAGCAACCTCACGCACTCGATCTCGATGCAGTTCGATACAGGCCGCATGATACTGCGCGCCGGCATCGACAACTTCACCGACGAGGCGCCTTCCTATCCGCAGATCGCCTATGGCGACATCCTCGGCCGCCGCTTCTGGGTCGGCGCCAAGCTGAAGATGTGA
- a CDS encoding APC family permease, protein MSEAEHALRKGIGLWGVVSLGLGTAVGVSIFSAVSPATALAGPGMLLSVVIAALPMYLIAVSYAYLGSADPVSGASFVWPSRYLHPTLGFFIAWMRIIANMGAMVVLALVLVRYVSMLVPLPVKPTMFAVLVLALLANLVGVHVATRAQTVMVGGLILLFGLFVIWGGITVSEPARLEPFLPHGLHGAFAAAPLLMGLFFGIEAATEAGGEVANSRRNIPIGIAVAIGSATVLYVAVAFVALTVLGPATLAGSEAPILETASRFMGPLAVPAIVLAAIAAIGTSLNSIFTMFSRSLFAMAEAGVLPRAIASVHPRSHVPHVALFTVFGIGCAGLLMPMELTFLFLAVNIPNLVKYGSICLSAARVARSYPELHSGAGFRPARGVMMTLGCAGTVCALALIVIGLEADWRPYVLLLGWGFLGAVWYFARRRS, encoded by the coding sequence GTGAGTGAAGCTGAACATGCCCTGCGCAAGGGCATAGGCCTGTGGGGCGTGGTCTCACTGGGGCTTGGCACGGCAGTCGGTGTTTCGATCTTCTCGGCCGTCTCCCCCGCCACCGCTCTCGCCGGACCGGGAATGTTGCTATCGGTGGTGATCGCGGCGTTGCCGATGTACCTCATCGCCGTCAGCTATGCCTACCTGGGCTCTGCCGATCCGGTTTCCGGCGCAAGCTTCGTCTGGCCCTCACGCTATCTTCATCCGACACTCGGGTTCTTCATCGCCTGGATGCGGATCATCGCCAACATGGGGGCAATGGTCGTGCTGGCGCTGGTGCTGGTCCGATACGTCTCGATGCTCGTGCCGCTACCGGTCAAGCCGACAATGTTCGCGGTACTGGTACTGGCGTTGCTCGCCAATCTGGTCGGCGTCCATGTCGCCACCCGCGCGCAAACTGTTATGGTCGGCGGGCTGATCCTGTTGTTCGGCCTGTTCGTGATCTGGGGCGGCATCACCGTGTCCGAGCCGGCCCGGCTCGAACCGTTCCTTCCCCATGGCCTGCACGGCGCCTTTGCCGCCGCGCCTCTTCTCATGGGTCTGTTCTTCGGGATCGAGGCAGCGACGGAAGCGGGCGGCGAAGTGGCCAACAGCCGCCGCAACATCCCGATCGGGATCGCGGTCGCCATTGGTTCGGCCACGGTTCTCTACGTAGCCGTGGCCTTCGTAGCGCTGACCGTGCTCGGCCCCGCCACGCTGGCCGGCAGCGAAGCGCCGATCCTCGAAACCGCCAGTCGCTTCATGGGACCGCTCGCCGTGCCGGCGATCGTGCTGGCCGCCATCGCCGCGATCGGTACCAGCCTCAATTCCATCTTCACGATGTTCAGCCGCAGCCTTTTCGCGATGGCCGAAGCGGGAGTTCTGCCCCGGGCGATCGCCAGCGTCCATCCCCGCTCGCACGTGCCGCACGTGGCACTGTTCACCGTCTTCGGAATCGGCTGTGCCGGCCTGCTGATGCCGATGGAACTGACCTTCCTGTTCCTCGCGGTCAACATCCCCAATCTGGTGAAATATGGCAGCATCTGCCTGTCCGCCGCACGAGTGGCGAGGAGCTATCCCGAACTGCACAGCGGCGCCGGGTTCCGTCCGGCACGCGGCGTGATGATGACACTGGGCTGCGCCGGTACGGTCTGCGCGCTTGCCCTCATCGTGATCGGCCTCGAAGCGGATTGGCGGCCCTATGTCCTTCTGCTGGGCTGGGGCTTCCTGGGCGCGGTATGGTACTTCGCCCGTCGGCGCAGCTAG
- a CDS encoding pyridoxal phosphate-dependent aminotransferase, whose amino-acid sequence MASSPDDQTSKSYAQWVRRSIIRNSNSRSLLVSLFESSVPEPKDLLREVLLEGFENGISSRYASTFVKGNPFLVAALARDYGVREEQVLTTTGATGALSLIYRALLKAGDRILIENPSFELFGSLAQSVGIAVDTFERPAPYFTIDPAEVEARIRPETRMIVLSNLHNPSGMPVSDDTMRALCAVADRHDVVLVVDEVYAPYAGDRLKPAASLGASPRVLSVNSLTKIFGLSTLRCGWIVGDESLVAPVRELAREVEFAISNLAHAVAALVVENPARFQENTFSVIAKARPIIESYHAYWTAEGLVEGTLPESGCIAFPRLVGIGDTEHFSGWLSDRCGVLVAPGEYFGAPGHIRLGFAMEPSRLDYGLQALTDGLLTYRETHRLLELP is encoded by the coding sequence ATGGCTTCCAGCCCAGACGACCAGACTTCGAAGTCCTACGCCCAATGGGTGAGGCGCTCGATCATCCGGAACAGCAATTCCCGCAGCCTTCTCGTCAGCCTGTTCGAAAGTTCGGTACCCGAGCCCAAGGACCTGCTGCGCGAAGTGCTTCTCGAAGGTTTCGAGAATGGCATAAGCTCCCGCTATGCCAGTACTTTCGTGAAGGGGAACCCCTTCCTCGTCGCCGCGCTGGCGCGCGATTACGGTGTGCGTGAGGAACAGGTCCTGACCACCACCGGCGCAACCGGCGCACTTTCGCTGATCTACCGCGCCCTGCTCAAGGCAGGTGATCGCATCCTTATCGAGAACCCCAGCTTCGAGCTGTTCGGCAGTCTTGCGCAGTCCGTCGGCATCGCCGTCGATACGTTCGAGCGCCCCGCTCCCTACTTCACGATCGATCCCGCCGAAGTCGAGGCACGCATCCGGCCCGAAACACGGATGATCGTCCTTTCGAACCTGCACAATCCGTCCGGAATGCCGGTCTCGGATGATACCATGCGTGCGCTCTGCGCCGTGGCGGATCGGCATGATGTGGTGCTGGTTGTGGACGAGGTCTATGCGCCCTATGCCGGGGACCGGTTGAAGCCTGCCGCCTCACTTGGCGCTTCGCCGCGCGTGCTTTCGGTCAACAGCCTGACCAAGATCTTCGGTCTCAGTACCCTGCGCTGCGGATGGATCGTCGGCGATGAAAGCCTGGTGGCGCCGGTTCGCGAACTGGCGCGAGAGGTGGAGTTCGCCATCTCGAACCTTGCGCACGCGGTTGCCGCGCTGGTTGTCGAAAATCCGGCGCGCTTTCAGGAGAACACCTTCTCGGTTATCGCAAAAGCCAGGCCGATCATAGAATCCTATCACGCCTACTGGACCGCTGAAGGACTGGTGGAAGGGACATTGCCCGAAAGCGGCTGCATCGCCTTCCCCCGCCTCGTCGGGATCGGAGATACCGAGCATTTCTCCGGCTGGCTTTCCGATCGCTGCGGAGTACTGGTGGCTCCGGGGGAATACTTCGGCGCGCCCGGACATATCCGCCTCGGTTTCGCAATGGAGCCGTCGCGCCTCGATTATGGCCTTCAGGCTCTGACCGACGGCCTCCTGACCTACCGGGAAACCCATAGACTTCTGGAATTGCCATGA
- a CDS encoding S10 family serine carboxypeptidase-like protein — MIFAFNGGPGASAAYLHMGLLGPVLAHVPQDPADTNAGAGDTLPGPSKLYDVADVVFIDPPGTGFSERPAGAAGAPYSTVEGDANAAADVVRQWLTSQGRQNSPFYILGESYGTIRAVAMLDALDRQDLAANVRGVVLLGQALNMIETSQRPDNVVTYAVSLPTLAAIACYHGMVKAPCTAAGVTDAAASFAREDYLPALYRGRDLPQADRERLAARLAELTGIPAAFYLANDLRISKERFRVELLRAKGKVMGRYDARYLADRPGNVTTMMPGDPSSSISDIFGKAMTVYLGDTLKVPGADTYKVIARFEGGWSYGAEDSPFADWPFMSVVERHAATNACLRLFVGTGIYDTTTTIGAADYLFAQSSLPKTRYRNERYVGGHVFYSDDGSRARFQSDLVDFINADSCRGAQK, encoded by the coding sequence GTGATCTTCGCCTTCAACGGTGGACCCGGCGCTTCGGCCGCCTATCTCCACATGGGCCTGCTCGGCCCCGTGCTCGCGCATGTTCCGCAAGACCCTGCCGATACGAACGCCGGCGCCGGCGACACCCTGCCCGGCCCGTCAAAACTCTATGACGTGGCTGACGTGGTCTTCATCGACCCACCCGGTACCGGATTTTCGGAGCGCCCCGCCGGTGCGGCAGGCGCGCCCTACAGCACGGTTGAGGGCGATGCGAATGCGGCGGCGGACGTCGTGCGCCAATGGCTCACCAGCCAAGGGCGGCAGAACTCACCGTTCTATATCCTCGGCGAAAGCTACGGCACGATCCGCGCGGTTGCGATGCTCGATGCGCTGGACCGGCAGGACCTGGCTGCGAACGTGCGCGGCGTCGTCCTGCTGGGGCAGGCGCTCAACATGATCGAGACCTCGCAGCGCCCCGACAATGTGGTGACTTACGCGGTGTCGCTGCCAACGCTGGCCGCCATCGCCTGCTACCACGGCATGGTGAAAGCGCCCTGCACGGCGGCAGGCGTGACCGACGCGGCGGCAAGCTTCGCCCGCGAGGACTACCTCCCCGCCCTCTATCGCGGCCGCGACCTGCCGCAGGCCGATCGTGAGAGGCTTGCCGCGCGGCTCGCCGAACTAACTGGCATCCCGGCGGCGTTCTACCTCGCAAACGACCTGCGCATTTCCAAGGAACGCTTCCGCGTCGAACTACTGCGCGCGAAAGGCAAGGTCATGGGTCGTTACGATGCCCGCTATCTCGCAGATCGTCCCGGAAACGTGACAACGATGATGCCGGGCGATCCCTCATCGTCGATCTCGGACATTTTCGGCAAGGCGATGACCGTCTATCTGGGCGACACGCTCAAAGTCCCCGGCGCCGATACATACAAGGTGATCGCCCGCTTCGAAGGCGGATGGAGCTACGGCGCAGAGGATTCACCTTTCGCCGACTGGCCGTTCATGTCCGTGGTCGAGCGCCACGCGGCAACCAACGCTTGCCTGCGGCTTTTCGTCGGCACCGGGATCTACGATACCACCACGACCATCGGCGCGGCCGATTACCTCTTCGCACAATCCAGCCTGCCGAAGACGCGCTATCGCAACGAGCGTTATGTCGGCGGCCATGTATTCTATTCCGACGATGGCAGCCGCGCGCGGTTCCAGTCGGATCTCGTCGATTTCATCAATGCGGATAGCTGCCGGGGGGCGCAAAAGTGA